In Actinomyces radicidentis, one genomic interval encodes:
- a CDS encoding WhiB family transcriptional regulator, with amino-acid sequence MTTIDQSWAVRAACANVEPDQLFGKGAEQRDARSLCFSCPVRMECLAEALDSESSFGVWGGLTERERRALLRRFPEVEDWGAWLQREDDDLVAEIHARRAPRILAHVR; translated from the coding sequence ATGACGACGATCGATCAGTCCTGGGCCGTCCGAGCGGCCTGCGCGAACGTCGAGCCCGACCAGCTCTTCGGCAAGGGCGCCGAGCAGCGCGACGCCCGCTCGCTCTGCTTCTCCTGCCCTGTGCGCATGGAGTGCCTCGCCGAGGCCCTCGACTCCGAGTCCTCCTTCGGCGTGTGGGGCGGCCTCACCGAGCGCGAGCGCCGCGCCCTGCTGCGTCGCTTCCCCGAGGTCGAGGACTGGGGCGCCTGGCTCCAGCGCGAGGACGACGACCTCGTCGCCGAGATCCACGCCCGCCGGGCCCCGCGCATCCTCGCCCACGTGCGCTGA
- a CDS encoding alpha/beta fold hydrolase, which translates to MPVIVNRPGPWTHRDVTAGGTRFHVALAGPESPLSQEVAADGGAPDRTPPLVVLLHGFPECWWSWHEVLPVLGDAGYRTAAVDLRGFGGSDRPPTGYDLVTLADDVAAVVRALGHERALVVGGGIGGQVAWTMAGTHAGMLNGIVPVGAPHPLAVRSLRGRALSGAAFQYLGFKTPVVAERRLRSSASVDRILRSWAGPRTKDLAAEPAGYYASLMDRPGAAHSALETMRRSMLSRTEIAALDRRVEVPVMAIQGELDPVQPAQAYARDTHHVAGPLAQVTVQGVGHFPQLEASEAFADALLPFLAENA; encoded by the coding sequence GTGCCCGTCATCGTCAACCGCCCCGGCCCCTGGACCCACCGCGACGTCACCGCCGGTGGCACGCGCTTCCACGTCGCCCTCGCGGGCCCCGAGTCGCCGCTGAGCCAGGAGGTCGCCGCCGACGGGGGCGCGCCCGACCGCACCCCGCCGCTCGTCGTCCTCCTCCACGGCTTCCCCGAGTGCTGGTGGTCCTGGCACGAGGTCCTGCCCGTCCTCGGCGACGCCGGCTACCGCACCGCCGCCGTCGACCTGCGCGGCTTCGGCGGCTCCGACCGCCCGCCGACCGGCTACGACCTCGTCACCCTGGCCGACGACGTCGCCGCCGTCGTCCGCGCACTGGGCCACGAGCGCGCGCTCGTCGTCGGCGGTGGCATCGGTGGTCAGGTCGCCTGGACGATGGCCGGGACGCACGCGGGGATGCTCAACGGGATCGTGCCCGTGGGGGCCCCGCACCCGCTCGCCGTGCGCTCGCTGCGCGGGCGGGCCCTGTCCGGCGCTGCCTTCCAGTACCTGGGCTTCAAGACGCCGGTCGTCGCCGAGCGGCGCCTGCGCTCGAGCGCGAGCGTCGACCGCATCCTGCGCTCCTGGGCCGGGCCGCGCACCAAGGACCTCGCGGCGGAGCCCGCCGGCTACTACGCCTCCCTCATGGACCGCCCGGGCGCCGCGCACTCGGCGCTGGAGACGATGCGCCGCTCGATGCTCTCGCGCACGGAGATCGCAGCCCTCGACCGGCGCGTGGAGGTGCCCGTCATGGCGATCCAGGGCGAGCTCGACCCGGTGCAGCCGGCGCAGGCCTACGCCCGCGACACGCACCACGTGGCCGGGCCGCTGGCTCAGGTGACGGTGCAGGGCGTGGGGCACTTCCCGCAGCTGGAGGCGTCGGAGGCCTTCGCCGACGCGCTCCTGCCCTTCCTCGCCGAGAACGCCTGA
- the nth gene encoding endonuclease III, which produces MPRRRQDPAAAPDPALVARAAAVDDELRVLYPDARCGLDHDGPFQLLVATVLSAQTTDARVNTTTPGLFERYPDAAALAGADRAELETALKPLGMQRTRAERLLGLGEELSTRFDGVVPSTREELVSLPGVGRKTANVVLGNAFDVPAITVDTHVGRLSRRLGWTTQKDPLKAERDIAALWDPERWTDGCHRLIEHGRAVCHARSPRCEECPLLDAGLCPQVGV; this is translated from the coding sequence GTGCCACGACGCCGCCAGGACCCGGCCGCGGCCCCGGACCCCGCGCTCGTCGCCCGGGCCGCCGCCGTCGACGACGAGCTCCGCGTCCTCTACCCCGACGCCCGCTGCGGCCTCGACCACGACGGCCCCTTCCAGCTCCTCGTCGCCACGGTCCTGTCCGCCCAGACCACCGACGCCCGCGTCAACACCACCACCCCGGGCCTCTTCGAGCGCTACCCCGACGCCGCCGCGCTGGCCGGCGCCGACCGCGCCGAGCTCGAGACCGCGCTCAAACCGCTGGGCATGCAGCGCACCCGCGCCGAACGGCTCCTCGGCCTCGGCGAGGAGCTGAGCACGCGGTTCGACGGCGTCGTCCCGAGCACCCGAGAGGAGCTCGTCAGCCTGCCCGGCGTCGGCCGCAAGACCGCCAACGTCGTCCTCGGCAACGCCTTCGACGTCCCCGCCATCACGGTGGACACCCACGTCGGTCGGCTGTCGCGGCGGCTCGGCTGGACCACTCAGAAGGACCCTCTCAAGGCCGAGCGCGACATCGCGGCGCTCTGGGACCCCGAGCGCTGGACTGACGGCTGCCACAGGCTCATCGAGCACGGCCGCGCCGTCTGCCACGCGCGCTCGCCGCGATGCGAGGAGTGCCCGCTGCTCGACGCCGGCCTGTGCCCGCAGGTCGGGGTCTAG
- a CDS encoding metallophosphoesterase codes for MTSETSSSVLRGTARVLGTTAAAGAGLLGYALVEARMPVLRRVEVPVLATGEDPITVLHLSDLHLTERDHARVDWVRALADLHPDVVVDTGDNLSFANGVEPLRRALEPFTDLPGAFVMGDHDYRTTVLKSPTRYLRRDPRTANDPEQDEQIEALPWEEVRDIQAAGGWADLTNARGSITVRGRSIELVGVDDPHAERDEYPAPSDQAGSGTDGAAPVVDADGRPLRLGLLHAPYRRVLDAMSADDVDLALAGHTHGGQLCLPIYGALVTNCDLDRSRASGLSQWPGRIGTPAAADHMYLHVSAGLGTSPYTPVRVACRPEATLLTLLPRA; via the coding sequence ATGACCAGCGAGACCAGCAGCTCCGTCCTCCGCGGCACCGCCCGCGTCCTCGGCACCACCGCGGCCGCCGGGGCCGGCCTCCTCGGCTACGCCCTCGTCGAGGCTCGCATGCCCGTGCTCCGCCGCGTCGAGGTGCCCGTGCTCGCCACGGGCGAGGACCCGATCACCGTCCTGCACCTGTCGGACCTGCACCTCACCGAGCGCGACCACGCCCGCGTCGACTGGGTGCGCGCCCTGGCGGACCTGCACCCCGACGTCGTCGTCGACACGGGCGACAACCTCTCCTTCGCCAACGGCGTCGAGCCGCTGCGCCGCGCCCTCGAGCCCTTCACGGACCTGCCGGGCGCCTTCGTCATGGGCGACCACGACTACCGCACGACGGTCCTCAAGTCCCCGACCCGCTACCTGCGCCGGGACCCACGCACCGCGAACGACCCGGAGCAGGACGAGCAGATCGAGGCGCTGCCGTGGGAGGAGGTCCGCGACATCCAGGCCGCCGGCGGCTGGGCGGATCTCACGAACGCCCGCGGCAGCATCACCGTGCGGGGGCGCAGCATCGAGCTCGTCGGCGTCGACGACCCGCACGCCGAGCGCGACGAGTACCCGGCCCCCTCGGACCAGGCCGGCTCGGGGACGGACGGCGCGGCCCCGGTCGTCGACGCGGACGGGCGCCCGCTGCGCCTCGGCCTCCTCCACGCCCCCTACCGCCGCGTCCTCGACGCCATGAGCGCCGACGACGTCGACCTGGCGCTGGCGGGCCACACCCACGGCGGCCAGCTCTGCCTGCCCATCTACGGCGCGCTCGTCACCAACTGCGACCTCGACCGCTCGCGCGCCTCCGGGCTGTCGCAATGGCCAGGCCGGATCGGCACGCCTGCCGCCGCGGACCACATGTACCTGCACGTCTCGGCGGGCCTGGGCACGAGCCCGTACACACCGGTCCGCGTCGCCTGCCGCCCTGAGGCCACGCTGCTCACCCTCCTGCCGCGCGCCTGA
- a CDS encoding AzlC family ABC transporter permease, producing MSSARDGLRDATPIMIGYITLGLAAGMLLVAEGLSWWWAPVWSLVIYSGTMQMLLVPLAGAGEPLAAIAASAAFVSGRHIFYGLGFPLDRIRGNALTRLYAVHAITDEVYALLASKDRTRMSSTYLLTVEAVSQSSWTLGTTAGALAGTGLASLVGARTSLLGFVLTALFVVLAIENWRSHPDVAALAIGLVAGVVGLAVGGSAALLSALGVLALGLIGLYT from the coding sequence ATGTCCTCCGCACGCGACGGTCTTCGCGACGCGACGCCGATCATGATCGGTTACATCACCCTCGGCCTCGCCGCCGGCATGCTCCTCGTCGCCGAGGGCCTGTCCTGGTGGTGGGCGCCGGTGTGGAGCCTCGTCATCTACTCCGGCACGATGCAGATGCTGCTCGTCCCGCTCGCCGGAGCCGGGGAGCCGCTGGCCGCGATCGCCGCCTCGGCCGCCTTCGTCTCGGGCCGCCACATCTTCTACGGACTCGGCTTCCCCCTGGACCGCATCCGCGGGAACGCCCTGACGCGCCTCTACGCGGTCCACGCGATCACGGACGAGGTCTACGCCCTCCTGGCCTCCAAGGACCGCACGCGGATGTCGAGCACCTACCTGCTCACCGTCGAGGCGGTCTCCCAGTCCTCCTGGACGCTCGGGACGACGGCGGGCGCCCTCGCCGGGACGGGCCTGGCGAGTCTCGTCGGGGCCCGGACCAGCCTCCTCGGCTTCGTCCTCACCGCGCTCTTCGTCGTCCTCGCCATCGAGAACTGGCGCTCCCACCCCGACGTCGCGGCGCTCGCCATCGGCCTCGTCGCCGGCGTCGTCGGGCTGGCCGTGGGCGGCTCCGCCGCGCTGCTGAGCGCGCTGGGCGTCCTCGCCCTCGGGCTCATCGGCCTGTACACGTAG
- a CDS encoding Crp/Fnr family transcriptional regulator → MEDSIISRIPLFEGMSPEELEELRSMMTQTTLRRGETLFNEGDAGDRLYILLSGKVKLGHASPDGRENLLAVLGPGEIVGELTLFDPGPRSTTATAVAPTEMLTLEHNQLMSFIETHPALAKDMLRALAQRLRRTNTALADLVFSDVPGRVAKALLDLADRFGSTTEDGVHVPHDLTQEELAQLVGASRETVNKSLAEFVSRGWIRLEGRAVTLLDVDRLRRRAR, encoded by the coding sequence GTGGAAGACAGCATCATCTCCAGGATCCCGCTCTTCGAGGGGATGAGCCCGGAGGAGCTGGAGGAGCTCCGCTCCATGATGACGCAGACGACCCTGCGTCGCGGCGAGACCCTCTTCAACGAGGGGGACGCGGGCGACCGCCTCTACATCCTCCTCTCCGGCAAGGTGAAGCTCGGCCACGCCTCTCCGGACGGGCGCGAGAACCTCCTCGCCGTCCTGGGCCCGGGCGAGATCGTCGGCGAGCTGACCCTCTTCGACCCGGGCCCGCGCTCCACGACCGCGACCGCCGTCGCGCCGACCGAGATGCTCACGCTCGAGCACAACCAGCTCATGAGCTTCATCGAGACGCACCCGGCCCTCGCCAAGGACATGCTGCGTGCCCTCGCCCAGCGTCTGCGCCGCACGAACACGGCCCTCGCCGACCTCGTCTTCTCAGACGTCCCCGGCCGTGTGGCCAAGGCCCTGCTGGACCTCGCGGACCGCTTCGGCTCCACCACGGAGGACGGCGTCCACGTCCCGCACGACCTCACCCAGGAGGAGCTCGCCCAGCTGGTCGGCGCCTCCCGTGAGACCGTCAACAAGTCGCTCGCGGAGTTCGTCTCCCGCGGCTGGATCCGCCTCGAGGGCCGCGCCGTCACGCTCCTCGACGTCGACCGCCTGCGCCGCCGCGCCCGCTGA
- a CDS encoding DMT family transporter, with translation MTTENTPRPDDARFPEPAQGDSLEMPEPTPVVADDGEVVSVHDDPVAAVEQDPEVVTGASDGSALTGEADEAPAGGDEDPYEAIAASAPRSTGSSRYTDEQLAELAGLSHRVEAEDAASDEVAEPAADPIIEEDVVEDLAADEDLDVESLREPSESERSWDYSNGPLEQVGPVQPTASPREGEPDVLEQDGTEGDDVATAALTPTALRRRSLFSTQDETEDAAATTALPAEGVDDGAPTSALPVAATEDVEPTSSFPAQRQSEDPAPTTTIEPGSGAAGAVAVGTAAATGAAATGSTSKPARSERPRTEDDVILDGSSVVGKPASRAGAHWAGILLSIVLLPAAWFLIHHGQGILSESVKAYFFGRDTRGLVELGIGALVLAIALWTARRSSVGSFVMGVLTLAVGVLGLAVPDWANQTVTPFLSDLSDHSSLGSALATYFWTDAATGRFAVIGLALIVVGVISHSSRRAGRREQEVVDRVRRA, from the coding sequence GTGACCACTGAGAACACCCCACGGCCGGACGACGCCCGGTTCCCTGAGCCCGCCCAGGGCGATTCCCTCGAGATGCCCGAGCCGACCCCCGTCGTCGCCGACGACGGCGAGGTCGTGTCCGTGCACGACGACCCCGTCGCGGCCGTCGAGCAGGACCCGGAGGTCGTCACCGGCGCCTCCGACGGCTCCGCCCTCACCGGCGAGGCCGACGAGGCCCCGGCCGGCGGCGACGAGGACCCCTACGAGGCCATCGCGGCCTCCGCGCCCCGCAGCACCGGCTCGAGCCGCTACACCGACGAGCAGCTCGCCGAGCTCGCTGGCCTGAGCCACCGCGTCGAGGCGGAGGACGCCGCCTCCGACGAGGTCGCCGAGCCCGCCGCCGACCCGATCATCGAGGAGGACGTCGTCGAGGACCTCGCCGCCGACGAGGACCTGGACGTCGAGTCCCTCCGCGAGCCCAGCGAGTCCGAGCGCTCCTGGGACTACAGCAACGGCCCGCTCGAGCAGGTCGGCCCGGTCCAGCCCACGGCCAGCCCCCGCGAGGGGGAGCCCGACGTCCTCGAGCAGGACGGCACCGAGGGCGACGACGTCGCCACGGCCGCGCTCACCCCGACGGCCCTGCGCCGCCGCTCCCTGTTCTCCACCCAGGACGAAACCGAGGACGCCGCCGCCACGACCGCCCTGCCCGCCGAGGGCGTCGACGACGGCGCCCCCACCTCCGCGCTCCCCGTCGCCGCCACGGAGGACGTCGAGCCGACCTCGAGCTTCCCCGCCCAGCGCCAGAGCGAGGACCCCGCGCCGACGACGACCATCGAGCCGGGCTCCGGCGCGGCGGGCGCCGTCGCCGTCGGGACCGCCGCGGCAACCGGGGCCGCCGCCACCGGCTCCACGTCCAAGCCCGCCCGCTCGGAGCGCCCGCGCACCGAGGACGACGTCATCCTGGACGGCTCGAGCGTCGTCGGGAAGCCGGCCTCGCGCGCCGGCGCGCACTGGGCCGGGATCCTCCTGTCGATCGTGCTGCTGCCGGCCGCCTGGTTCCTCATCCACCACGGGCAGGGGATCCTCAGCGAGTCCGTCAAGGCCTACTTCTTCGGCCGTGACACCCGCGGGCTCGTCGAGCTCGGCATCGGGGCGCTCGTCCTCGCCATCGCGCTGTGGACGGCCCGCCGATCCTCCGTCGGCTCCTTCGTCATGGGCGTCCTCACGCTCGCCGTGGGCGTCCTCGGCCTGGCGGTCCCGGACTGGGCGAACCAGACCGTGACGCCCTTCCTGTCGGACCTGTCCGACCACTCGAGCCTCGGCTCGGCCCTCGCGACCTACTTCTGGACCGACGCCGCCACCGGGCGCTTCGCCGTCATCGGCCTCGCGCTCATCGTCGTCGGCGTCATCTCCCACTCCTCGCGCCGCGCTGGACGCCGGGAGCAGGAGGTCGTCGACCGCGTGCGCCGCGCCTGA
- a CDS encoding branched-chain amino acid transporter permease: MLTNSQIAIAVVVVAVITFACRIAPFALMRGRERSPLIAFLARTMPLGVMIVLVAYTLDDVTTAPATWVPALAGIASTAGLHLWRRSIGLSLVGGTAVYVVASLLLA, from the coding sequence ATGCTCACGAACAGCCAGATCGCGATCGCAGTGGTCGTCGTCGCGGTCATCACCTTCGCCTGCAGGATCGCGCCCTTCGCACTCATGCGCGGCCGCGAGCGCAGTCCCCTCATCGCTTTCCTGGCGCGCACGATGCCGCTGGGCGTCATGATCGTGCTCGTCGCCTACACCCTCGACGACGTCACCACCGCCCCGGCCACGTGGGTGCCGGCCCTCGCCGGGATCGCCTCGACGGCGGGCCTGCACCTGTGGCGCCGCTCGATCGGACTGTCCCTCGTGGGCGGGACGGCCGTGTACGTCGTCGCGAGCCTCCTGCTGGCGTAG
- a CDS encoding transglycosylase domain-containing protein: protein MSNASSRDRSLSPAQVIAMLLVFLLLSGVGGILTAGFAAPLVGGAAAVTNASQKLFDELPSDFNVLEPSQVSVIKAADGTELAQFYAENRIVVRLADMSPNIQNAIVAVEDRRFYEHKGVDPAGIVRALVANANSGETQGASTLTQQYVRNVLVEAALQQDDQSAIVAAKEPTVARKLREIKYALTLEQKYSKQQILEGYLNIAAFGPSTYGVEASAQHYFSKSAKDLSIPEAALLSGLTNAPGAYDPVSNPDKAKSRMDWVLQKMYEEQFITKQQYDEGLNTQIADMLHVKDAVGGCGTAGSAAYFCQYVVGEIESSSLYGKTAAEREQVLLRGGLEITTTLDTAKQAAADAAVQEYVPTNDPSNVKAALVSVEPGTGKVLAMSQNTNYGDASASDASATQISYAADAAHGGLDSNGFQPGSAFKTFVLADWYQTGHSGYTTMNTSETTFPRSSWTIPCAPEMADSWTVSNANPGEGGTHNVIQNTALSINVGYARMLTQLDVCDVSQLAADLGVTKADGSNLDPRPSIILGAQEVTPLAMANAYATFAAHGTYCTPIAISAIKDSDGKDLKVPDASCHSVMDSAAADKVSLTLTNVLGRSGTASAATLDNRPAAGKTGTTDEMDNAWFVGYTPQLAAAVWLGHSDGYYAMNKQYIGGRYYSTMYGSDAPAPLWKTYMDAALNDQPVQDFNQVDLGASTTGSDGASDGATAQGSDGLTQNGNGKN from the coding sequence ATGTCGAACGCCTCCTCCCGAGACCGGTCGCTCTCCCCGGCGCAGGTCATCGCGATGCTGCTCGTCTTCCTCCTGCTCTCAGGGGTGGGCGGCATCCTCACCGCGGGCTTCGCCGCACCGCTCGTCGGCGGCGCCGCCGCGGTCACCAACGCCTCCCAGAAGCTCTTCGACGAGCTGCCGAGCGACTTCAACGTCCTCGAGCCGAGCCAGGTCTCCGTCATCAAGGCCGCCGACGGCACGGAGCTCGCGCAGTTCTACGCGGAGAACCGCATCGTCGTGAGGCTGGCGGACATGTCGCCGAACATCCAGAACGCGATCGTCGCCGTCGAGGACCGCCGCTTCTACGAGCACAAGGGCGTCGACCCGGCCGGCATCGTCCGCGCGCTCGTCGCCAACGCGAACTCCGGCGAGACGCAGGGCGCCTCGACCCTCACGCAGCAGTACGTCCGCAACGTCCTCGTCGAGGCCGCCCTCCAGCAGGACGACCAGTCCGCCATCGTCGCCGCGAAGGAGCCGACGGTCGCCCGCAAGCTGCGCGAGATCAAGTACGCGCTCACCCTCGAGCAGAAGTACTCCAAGCAGCAGATCCTCGAGGGCTACCTCAACATCGCGGCCTTCGGCCCCTCGACCTACGGCGTCGAGGCCAGTGCCCAGCACTACTTCTCCAAGTCCGCCAAGGACCTCAGCATCCCCGAGGCGGCCCTGCTCTCGGGCCTGACGAACGCCCCCGGCGCCTACGACCCGGTCTCCAACCCGGACAAGGCGAAGTCCCGCATGGACTGGGTCCTGCAGAAGATGTACGAGGAGCAGTTCATCACCAAGCAGCAGTACGACGAGGGCCTCAACACCCAGATCGCGGACATGCTGCACGTCAAGGACGCCGTCGGCGGCTGCGGCACGGCCGGCTCGGCAGCCTACTTCTGCCAGTACGTCGTCGGGGAGATCGAGAGCTCGTCCCTCTACGGGAAGACGGCGGCCGAGCGCGAGCAGGTCCTCCTGCGCGGCGGCCTCGAGATCACGACCACCCTGGACACCGCCAAGCAGGCCGCTGCGGACGCCGCGGTTCAGGAGTACGTCCCGACGAACGACCCGTCGAACGTCAAGGCGGCTCTCGTCTCCGTAGAGCCAGGCACCGGCAAGGTGCTCGCGATGTCCCAGAACACGAACTATGGCGACGCCTCCGCCAGCGACGCGAGCGCCACGCAGATCTCGTACGCGGCGGACGCTGCGCACGGTGGCCTCGACTCGAACGGCTTCCAGCCCGGATCGGCCTTCAAGACCTTCGTGCTCGCGGACTGGTACCAGACCGGCCACTCCGGCTACACCACGATGAACACGAGCGAGACGACCTTTCCGAGGTCGTCGTGGACCATCCCCTGTGCCCCTGAGATGGCGGACTCCTGGACTGTCAGCAACGCGAACCCCGGCGAGGGCGGCACGCACAACGTCATCCAGAACACCGCCCTGTCCATCAACGTCGGCTACGCGCGCATGCTCACCCAGCTCGACGTCTGCGACGTCTCACAGCTCGCCGCGGACCTGGGCGTGACCAAGGCCGACGGTTCCAACCTCGACCCGCGCCCCTCGATCATCCTCGGCGCCCAGGAGGTCACCCCGCTGGCCATGGCGAACGCCTACGCGACCTTCGCCGCCCACGGCACCTACTGCACTCCCATCGCCATCTCCGCCATCAAGGACTCCGACGGCAAGGACCTCAAGGTCCCCGACGCGAGCTGCCACTCGGTGATGGACTCGGCGGCGGCGGACAAGGTGTCCCTCACGCTCACCAACGTCCTCGGCAGAAGCGGAACAGCCTCCGCGGCGACCCTCGACAACCGTCCCGCCGCCGGCAAGACCGGTACGACGGACGAGATGGACAACGCCTGGTTCGTCGGCTACACGCCTCAGCTCGCCGCCGCCGTGTGGCTCGGCCACTCCGACGGGTACTACGCGATGAACAAGCAGTACATCGGTGGTCGCTACTACTCGACCATGTACGGCTCGGACGCTCCGGCGCCGCTCTGGAAGACGTACATGGACGCGGCCCTCAACGATCAGCCGGTGCAGGACTTCAACCAGGTCGACCTCGGCGCCTCGACGACGGGCTCCGACGGCGCGTCCGACGGCGCGACCGCTCAGGGCAGCGACGGCCTCACCCAGAACGGCAACGGCAAGAACTGA
- a CDS encoding DUF4177 domain-containing protein → MTTWEYATLPLLTHATKQILDQWGADGWELVQVVPGPTGSDNLVAYMKRPKND, encoded by the coding sequence ATGACTACTTGGGAATACGCCACGCTGCCCCTGCTCACCCACGCGACGAAGCAGATCCTCGACCAGTGGGGCGCTGACGGCTGGGAGCTCGTCCAGGTCGTCCCCGGCCCGACCGGGTCCGACAACCTCGTGGCCTACATGAAGCGCCCGAAGAACGACTGA
- a CDS encoding diacylglycerol kinase family protein, giving the protein MPQPPATHAQRPAGPRSRLTQLEAALAGAFVVGFVVWSWLVLHGALHGLDTSLRPPALAPRSVLGQITETFSLLTHPFLILTAIVGVAIFSFKQRMRRLSLALGVGAAGIVVQLVLSLVLDVERPATAFADSISHVGGAYPAGHVTAITLGAWVLVTLTRAHRRRSTSIVTWALTGAGVVLLTSIAQWAMGLERVSDVVGGLLIGGAFANLGLTIGGIDPILAGWAHLGLPEGTVDKRAAIILNPTKFDDLSLLRRRVEADILRTGWQPSLWLETEPDDPGRDAARRALDAEVDLVLVAGGDGTVRVVCAELAGTSTPVALITSGTGNLLARNLGVPLDTDAALRLALTGEARPVDVVRCAWDDGEDRFVVMAGLGLDAQIMDSTNDDLKKVIRSGAYAVAAVQNAVPDPFTVAVTLDDGEPQQHDVVMALLGNVGTITGGMTLFPEAAPDDGVVDLMLASPERVADWAKLGAQILIGKEMEGFTLLQARKVRLEADSPVPFELDGDTEGETSRLEIEVEPGALRVVQPAD; this is encoded by the coding sequence ATGCCGCAGCCTCCCGCCACCCACGCCCAGCGACCCGCCGGGCCCCGTTCCCGCCTCACCCAGCTCGAGGCGGCGCTCGCCGGCGCCTTCGTCGTGGGCTTCGTCGTGTGGTCCTGGCTCGTCCTGCACGGGGCGCTCCACGGCCTGGACACCTCGCTCCGGCCCCCGGCCCTGGCGCCGCGCTCGGTCCTGGGGCAGATCACCGAGACCTTCAGCCTCCTCACGCACCCCTTCCTCATCCTGACCGCGATCGTCGGCGTCGCCATCTTCTCCTTCAAGCAGCGGATGCGGCGGCTCTCTCTCGCCCTGGGCGTCGGGGCGGCCGGCATCGTCGTCCAGCTCGTCCTCTCCCTCGTTCTCGACGTCGAGCGCCCCGCCACCGCCTTCGCCGACTCCATCTCGCACGTCGGAGGCGCCTACCCCGCCGGGCACGTCACCGCCATCACCCTCGGCGCGTGGGTCCTCGTCACCCTCACCCGGGCCCACCGCCGCCGCTCCACCTCGATCGTCACCTGGGCCCTCACCGGGGCGGGCGTCGTCCTCCTCACCTCGATCGCCCAGTGGGCCATGGGCCTGGAGCGCGTCTCCGACGTCGTCGGCGGCCTGCTCATCGGAGGCGCCTTCGCCAACCTCGGGCTCACGATCGGCGGCATCGACCCCATCCTCGCCGGATGGGCCCACCTCGGACTCCCGGAGGGAACCGTGGACAAGCGCGCCGCGATCATCCTCAACCCCACCAAGTTCGACGACCTCTCCCTCCTGCGGCGCCGCGTCGAGGCCGACATCCTGCGCACCGGCTGGCAGCCCAGCCTGTGGCTGGAGACCGAGCCCGACGACCCGGGCCGCGACGCCGCCCGCCGCGCACTCGACGCCGAGGTGGACCTCGTCCTCGTCGCCGGCGGCGACGGCACGGTCCGCGTCGTGTGCGCCGAGCTCGCCGGCACGAGCACGCCCGTCGCGCTCATCACCTCGGGCACCGGCAACCTCCTGGCCCGCAACCTCGGCGTCCCCCTCGACACCGACGCCGCGCTGCGCCTCGCGCTCACGGGCGAGGCGCGCCCCGTCGACGTCGTCCGCTGCGCCTGGGACGACGGCGAGGACCGCTTCGTCGTCATGGCGGGCCTGGGACTGGACGCGCAGATCATGGACTCGACCAACGACGATCTCAAGAAGGTCATCCGCTCGGGCGCCTACGCCGTCGCCGCCGTCCAGAACGCCGTCCCCGACCCCTTCACCGTCGCCGTCACCCTCGACGACGGCGAGCCCCAGCAGCACGACGTCGTCATGGCGCTCCTCGGCAACGTCGGCACCATCACCGGCGGTATGACCCTCTTCCCCGAGGCCGCCCCGGACGACGGCGTCGTCGACCTCATGCTCGCGAGCCCCGAGCGCGTCGCCGACTGGGCCAAGCTCGGGGCCCAGATCCTCATCGGCAAGGAGATGGAGGGCTTCACGCTCCTCCAGGCCCGCAAGGTGCGCCTCGAGGCCGACTCCCCCGTGCCCTTCGAGCTCGACGGGGACACCGAGGGCGAGACGAGCCGCCTCGAGATCGAGGTCGAGCCCGGCGCCCTGCGCGTCGTCCAGCCGGCCGACTGA